A portion of the Acidobacteriaceae bacterium genome contains these proteins:
- the metG gene encoding methionine--tRNA ligase subunit beta, giving the protein MPNENPSKFYLTTPIYYVNARPHIGHAYTTIVADVLARQHRLQGDDTFFLTGTDEHGQKIERSAAAAGIPPQQFTDQVSANFRALWERMGLTYDRYIRTTDDAHKLGVQKLFTELYYREKIYLSTYTGAYCVSDEAFVDLPVGTPCPDCGKILEEVTEENFFFKLSEYQLPLLNLIESNDLVIEPATARNEVLSFLRGGTPKMVDGKLLVPGENDIERTAAGFPYVPGALKDLSISRSSFTWGIPVPDAVQKASGTTQQHVVYVWLDALANYMTAVGYGSDKPEDIASFARYWPADLHLVGKEITRFHCIYWPAFLLAAGLPLPKKITANGWLLFDNAKMSKSRGNVVRSETILDAFGERVYATQFPDSTKRERDLFASDVLRYFLLREIPFGQDGSFSFDAMVTRYNADLANGYGNLVSRTLSMIDKYFAGEVPAPVFEDTEDSNIAPDGFDAAVLSRAGEALKVRLKELSETDFATRLSEIAAFITTVDGFITANAPWKLAKDEAMRGRLATVLYVTAEAVRWATGHLYTICPFVTERVWAQLGLGSMEHSWRNGELANLYWGGLAPGTKLGPLGPLFPRAEKTLAETMIEMENENARPAAPLAAAATPATPERTPTSTTDPAAPPRSLDEPSGTLSVAGSAAVTTERVHTPHTDANPSGPFASAASQSPVTAGPADASPQITIDDFVKVELRVAEILVAERIPKADKLLRLEVSLGDILPQRQILSGIAEWYTPEDLIGKRILIITNLAPRKMRGLESHGMLLAASEEGGKPFLATVPEGVPVGTRLK; this is encoded by the coding sequence ATGCCCAACGAAAACCCCAGCAAGTTCTATCTGACGACGCCGATCTACTACGTAAACGCGCGCCCCCACATCGGCCACGCTTACACAACCATCGTCGCGGACGTCCTCGCACGCCAGCACCGCCTCCAGGGCGACGACACCTTCTTCCTCACCGGCACCGACGAGCACGGCCAGAAGATTGAGCGCAGCGCCGCCGCCGCAGGCATCCCGCCGCAGCAGTTCACGGACCAGGTTTCGGCCAACTTCCGCGCCCTCTGGGAGCGCATGGGCCTCACCTACGACCGCTACATCCGCACCACCGACGACGCCCACAAGCTTGGCGTCCAGAAGCTCTTCACCGAGCTCTACTACCGCGAAAAGATCTACCTCAGCACCTACACCGGCGCTTACTGCGTCTCCGACGAAGCCTTCGTCGACCTCCCCGTAGGAACTCCCTGCCCCGACTGCGGCAAGATCCTCGAAGAGGTCACCGAAGAAAACTTCTTCTTCAAGCTGAGCGAGTACCAACTCCCCCTCCTGAACCTCATCGAGTCGAACGATCTCGTCATCGAACCCGCGACAGCACGTAATGAAGTTCTCAGCTTCTTGCGCGGCGGAACGCCGAAGATGGTTGACGGGAAACTGCTTGTTCCGGGTGAGAACGATATCGAGCGAACTGCTGCCGGATTCCCCTACGTCCCCGGCGCCCTCAAAGACCTCTCCATCTCCCGCTCCTCCTTCACGTGGGGCATCCCCGTCCCCGACGCTGTCCAGAAGGCCTCCGGCACCACCCAGCAGCACGTCGTCTACGTCTGGCTCGACGCTCTCGCCAACTACATGACCGCCGTCGGCTACGGCTCCGACAAACCCGAAGACATCGCCTCCTTCGCCAGGTACTGGCCCGCCGACCTCCACCTCGTCGGCAAGGAGATCACGCGCTTCCACTGCATCTACTGGCCCGCGTTCCTCCTCGCTGCCGGTCTGCCGCTGCCGAAGAAGATCACCGCCAACGGCTGGCTTCTCTTCGACAACGCCAAGATGTCGAAGTCGCGCGGCAACGTCGTCCGCTCGGAAACCATCCTCGACGCCTTCGGCGAGCGCGTCTACGCTACCCAGTTCCCCGACTCCACCAAGCGCGAGCGCGACCTCTTCGCCTCCGACGTCCTCCGCTACTTCCTGCTCCGCGAGATCCCCTTCGGCCAGGACGGCAGCTTCTCCTTCGACGCCATGGTCACGCGCTACAACGCCGACCTCGCCAACGGCTACGGCAACCTCGTCTCGCGCACCCTGTCGATGATCGACAAGTACTTCGCCGGTGAAGTTCCCGCACCCGTCTTCGAAGACACCGAAGACAGCAACATCGCGCCCGACGGCTTCGACGCCGCCGTGCTCTCCCGCGCAGGCGAAGCCCTCAAGGTTCGCCTCAAGGAGCTCTCCGAGACCGACTTCGCCACACGCCTCAGCGAAATCGCCGCCTTCATCACCACCGTCGACGGCTTCATCACCGCCAACGCCCCGTGGAAGCTCGCCAAGGACGAAGCCATGCGTGGCCGCCTCGCCACCGTGCTCTACGTCACCGCCGAAGCCGTCCGCTGGGCCACCGGCCACCTCTACACCATCTGCCCCTTCGTCACCGAACGCGTCTGGGCACAGCTCGGCCTCGGCTCCATGGAACACTCTTGGCGCAACGGCGAACTGGCAAACCTCTACTGGGGCGGCCTCGCCCCCGGCACGAAACTCGGCCCTCTGGGCCCACTCTTCCCGCGAGCGGAAAAGACGCTCGCAGAGACGATGATCGAAATGGAAAACGAAAACGCACGTCCCGCGGCTCCGCTCGCGGCTGCTGCCACCCCGGCCACACCCGAACGGACGCCCACCAGCACCACCGACCCCGCAGCTCCGCCGCGCTCGCTCGACGAGCCCTCCGGCACGCTCTCCGTCGCAGGCTCCGCCGCCGTTACCACCGAGCGCGTCCACACTCCGCACACCGACGCCAACCCCAGCGGCCCCTTCGCCTCCGCAGCTTCGCAGAGCCCCGTCACCGCAGGCCCGGCAGACGCTTCACCCCAGATCACCATCGACGACTTCGTCAAGGTCGAACTCCGCGTCGCAGAAATTCTCGTCGCAGAACGCATCCCCAAGGCCGACAAGCTCCTCCGCCTCGAAGTCTCCCTCGGAGACATCCTGCCGCAGCGCCAGATCCTCTCCGGCATCGCCGAGTGGTACACGCCCGAAGACCTGATCGGCAAGCGCATCCTCATCATCACCAACCTCGCTCCGCGCAAGATGCGCGGCCTCGAATCCCACGGAATGCTCCTCGCCGCCAGCGAAGAGGGCGGCAAGCCCTTCCTCGCAACCGTCCCCGAAGGCGTCCCCGTCGGCACCCGCCTCAAATAA
- a CDS encoding polyprenyl synthetase family protein has translation MSSFSIATSAEVLDLLRDDLLAVEQEFTTQSQSPVRVVTDIAEYLIAGGGKRIRPLLLLLAAKALGCTSESRIRLGAVVEMLHTATLVHDDIIDDASTRRGRPSSNTTWGNSKCVLAGDWLYMQSFQTALNERNFRMLDLLISLTQEMVEGELLQMEKLGHLINEEEYFDLIYRKTACLFKVSMQLGAVVTYPASENLLPYEEALGEYGRNLGLAFQIVDDVLDLTAQDVILGKPAASDLREGKATLAVIHALERGTGADREAIRTVMADRSFARIDHTQILEILRRHGSLAYAMETAQAYAEVARQSISTLPESDYKRALMWVPGFVTSRDR, from the coding sequence GTGAGTTCTTTTTCCATCGCGACCTCGGCCGAAGTGCTGGATCTTTTGCGTGACGACCTTCTGGCCGTCGAGCAGGAGTTCACCACGCAGTCTCAGTCTCCCGTGCGTGTCGTCACCGACATCGCCGAGTACCTGATCGCTGGCGGCGGCAAACGTATTCGCCCGCTCCTTCTGTTGCTCGCAGCCAAGGCACTCGGCTGCACCTCTGAGTCGCGCATCCGCCTCGGCGCTGTCGTTGAAATGCTGCACACCGCCACACTCGTCCACGACGACATCATCGACGACGCCTCCACGCGCCGTGGCCGGCCCAGCTCGAACACCACCTGGGGCAACTCCAAGTGCGTGCTCGCCGGCGACTGGCTCTACATGCAGAGCTTCCAGACCGCGCTGAACGAGCGCAACTTCCGCATGCTCGACCTCCTCATCTCGCTCACGCAGGAGATGGTCGAAGGCGAGCTGCTGCAGATGGAAAAGCTCGGCCACCTCATCAACGAGGAAGAGTACTTCGACCTCATCTACCGCAAGACCGCCTGCCTCTTCAAAGTCTCCATGCAGCTCGGCGCAGTGGTCACCTACCCGGCTTCAGAGAACCTTCTTCCCTACGAAGAAGCTCTCGGCGAGTACGGCCGCAACCTCGGCCTCGCCTTCCAGATCGTGGATGACGTCCTCGACCTCACCGCGCAGGATGTGATTCTCGGCAAGCCCGCCGCCAGCGACCTTCGCGAAGGCAAAGCCACACTCGCCGTGATCCACGCTCTCGAGCGCGGCACCGGAGCCGACCGCGAAGCGATCCGCACCGTCATGGCCGACCGCAGCTTTGCGCGCATCGACCACACACAGATCCTCGAAATCCTGCGCCGTCACGGCTCCCTGGCCTACGCCATGGAAACAGCGCAGGCCTACGCAGAAGTCGCCCGCCAGTCGATCTCGACCCTGCCGGAAAGCGACTACAAGCGCGCTCTGATGTGGGTCCCCGGCTTCGTCACCAGCCGCGACCGCTAA
- a CDS encoding MFS transporter yields the protein MSSSSIAFEETPRTNVRWFVCFLLFLATTINYMDRGVFSFIEPLLHNVKFMGWNHAADQFHQPVFDNNFGNVLIYFQLAYGVGFLFVGRIIDKLGTKTGYAVAIAIWGLASMSHSLVTSVVGFCIARIFLGLGECGNFPAAIKATTEWFPAEERAKAVGLFNSGSNVSFFLAPLIIAAVTTRFGWRSAFIATGSMGMVWLVLWLSFPYNKLRRSGTMTQAELEPVVERSHPILSILSHPGTYAFAVGKGLTDGVWWFYLFYLPQFLNRNYGLDLEHAYWYIVTVYVVSSVGSIFGGALSGWRMNRGATVNSGRKFAMLAMALLVLPLVCVPHLGTLFPHNPWPATLVIALAAAAHQGWSANLFSTPSDMFPATAVSTVVGIGGAAGAAGGAAFTWIVKRNLSLHPLLVFTTAACAYIIALAIFQLLVPRLGARREAEFPVGA from the coding sequence ATGTCTTCCTCCTCGATTGCCTTCGAAGAAACACCCCGTACCAACGTGCGGTGGTTCGTCTGCTTCCTCCTTTTTCTGGCAACCACCATCAACTACATGGACCGCGGCGTCTTCTCGTTTATCGAGCCACTGCTGCACAACGTGAAGTTCATGGGTTGGAACCACGCCGCCGATCAGTTCCACCAGCCGGTCTTTGACAACAACTTCGGCAACGTCCTGATCTACTTCCAGCTTGCCTACGGCGTCGGCTTCCTCTTCGTCGGCCGCATCATCGACAAGCTCGGCACCAAGACCGGCTACGCGGTCGCCATCGCCATCTGGGGCCTGGCCTCCATGTCGCACTCGCTGGTCACCAGCGTCGTCGGCTTCTGCATCGCGCGCATCTTCCTCGGCCTCGGCGAGTGTGGCAACTTCCCCGCCGCCATCAAGGCCACCACCGAGTGGTTCCCCGCAGAAGAACGCGCAAAGGCCGTCGGCCTCTTCAACTCCGGCTCGAACGTCAGCTTCTTCCTCGCTCCTCTCATCATCGCCGCCGTCACCACACGCTTCGGCTGGCGCTCAGCGTTCATCGCCACCGGCTCCATGGGCATGGTCTGGCTCGTGCTCTGGCTCAGCTTCCCGTACAACAAGCTCCGCCGCAGCGGCACCATGACCCAGGCCGAGCTTGAACCCGTCGTTGAACGCTCGCACCCCATCCTGAGCATCCTCTCGCACCCCGGCACCTATGCCTTCGCCGTGGGCAAGGGACTCACCGACGGCGTCTGGTGGTTCTACCTCTTCTATCTGCCGCAGTTCCTCAACCGTAACTACGGCCTCGACCTCGAGCACGCCTACTGGTACATCGTCACCGTCTACGTCGTCAGCTCCGTGGGCTCCATCTTCGGTGGCGCACTCTCCGGCTGGCGCATGAACCGCGGCGCAACCGTAAACAGCGGCCGCAAATTCGCCATGCTGGCAATGGCCCTGCTGGTGCTTCCGCTCGTCTGCGTTCCGCACCTCGGCACCCTCTTCCCGCACAACCCCTGGCCCGCAACGCTGGTCATCGCACTCGCGGCGGCAGCGCATCAGGGCTGGTCGGCCAACCTCTTCTCCACGCCGTCTGACATGTTCCCCGCCACCGCCGTCTCCACGGTCGTGGGCATCGGCGGTGCAGCCGGAGCGGCTGGCGGAGCGGCCTTCACCTGGATCGTCAAGCGCAACCTCTCGCTCCACCCGCTGCTCGTCTTCACCACCGCAGCCTGCGCCTACATCATCGCCCTGGCGATCTTCCAGCTTCTCGTCCCGCGCCTCGGCGCACGCCGCGAAGCCGAGTTCCCCGTCGGCGCCTAA
- a CDS encoding glycosyl hydrolase family 28 protein: protein MLQVQKVLGGLWACAMVASMAGAQTLATGDSRTVTEPIFPVACTVLTAQQAIVGSGPASETVDDTSRVQAALTACASGKAVELAGGGGKYAFLTSSLNLPSGVSLIVDGGVTLFASRKASDYQVSGATETCGSYGASGNACKYFLYFNNGSANTGSGVYGYGVIDLRGNATILNSAGVDTGISWWTNADSANTAGQSQDNVSFMKPSKSSSLTFYKITIRSSPNFHIVTSNVSGETIWGVKIQAPFTSHNTDGIDPQGTNVTVKNSYVSVGDDAIAVSGSSNSSNITVANSYIYASHGISIGSYTQGGVSNMLVQNVNMAGQVEDGNQNGLRIKSSIDRGGVVQNITYQNVCLRDIARPVYVTPLYNSNSGTLYPSFQNIVFQNIHLLAPTATRKYTFSIAGYSANYLTTATLNNVVSDQAMTYSPALTYATIALAGNVYPASLQTQAGTGLTYTGSATAAATPAYDCSATATVFPALVGELFGATATATNLNAATVAGGASVTLNAMLQPTRSQATFNGTVGNYTGAAAPTAAVSFYEGMTLLGTGTLGANGTNSSLASLVLSNLAAGTHTITATYPGDTTYGALNFGSFVVTVSGPTLASATTLTATSTVAYGTAASLSVSVAASGGASGTPTGTVTISDGGTQIAQGTLASGAYATTVMLAGGAHSLSATYGGDTSFLTSSTSAVSTLTVTTVAPLTFAVTANPVSIASGASTTVTATLAGGSGMATPAGTVTLTEGGATVGTITLSNGSGTTSVTLNGVSTHTITAAYSGDANYSAASTSASVTVTTIATTTVLALSKSATYVGASMSLTATVTPAVSGATVTFATASGTLGTAVTNASGVATLAATAPAAGTYAVTATMAATGSYAASTSSAQTLTVSAPLAVVTTPNPVSVSAGGSGSVVATMTPGGGFTGTLTATCVSSVSYVTCSPASSSVAVTGASAVTSTLTISVAATTSAVRGSDWRGVEYAGLLMLTLFGARKRRGMRLMMVLLLGIGLAGMSGCGGGSSSSSTGTKPSGSQTVTYTLNGGGLASSVVTTLVVNIQ from the coding sequence ATGTTGCAGGTACAAAAGGTTTTAGGTGGGTTGTGGGCGTGCGCCATGGTGGCGTCGATGGCGGGTGCGCAGACCTTGGCGACGGGCGATAGCCGTACGGTGACGGAGCCAATATTTCCTGTGGCGTGCACGGTTTTGACCGCCCAGCAGGCGATTGTGGGCAGCGGACCTGCGAGCGAGACGGTGGACGACACGAGCCGGGTGCAGGCGGCGTTGACGGCCTGCGCGAGCGGCAAGGCGGTGGAGCTTGCGGGCGGAGGCGGAAAGTATGCGTTCCTAACCTCGTCGCTGAACCTTCCGAGCGGCGTGTCGCTGATTGTGGACGGCGGAGTGACGCTGTTTGCGTCGCGCAAAGCGAGCGACTATCAGGTGTCCGGCGCGACGGAGACGTGCGGCAGCTATGGGGCAAGCGGGAATGCGTGCAAGTACTTCCTCTACTTCAATAATGGGTCGGCGAACACGGGGTCGGGGGTGTACGGCTATGGCGTGATCGACCTGCGGGGGAATGCCACGATCCTGAACTCGGCGGGCGTGGACACGGGGATTTCGTGGTGGACGAACGCGGACAGTGCGAATACGGCAGGGCAGAGCCAGGACAATGTGAGCTTCATGAAGCCGAGCAAGAGCTCGTCGTTGACGTTCTACAAGATCACGATTCGCAGCTCGCCGAACTTTCATATCGTGACGTCGAATGTGAGCGGCGAAACGATCTGGGGAGTGAAGATTCAGGCGCCGTTTACGTCGCACAACACGGACGGTATCGATCCGCAGGGAACGAACGTGACGGTGAAGAACTCGTACGTCTCGGTGGGCGATGACGCGATTGCGGTGTCGGGGTCGTCGAACTCGAGCAACATCACGGTGGCGAACTCGTACATCTATGCGAGCCACGGGATTTCAATCGGGAGCTATACGCAGGGCGGCGTGAGCAACATGCTGGTGCAGAACGTGAATATGGCCGGGCAGGTGGAGGACGGCAACCAGAACGGTCTGCGCATCAAGAGCTCGATCGACCGGGGCGGCGTGGTGCAGAACATTACGTACCAGAATGTATGCCTGCGAGACATTGCGCGGCCGGTATATGTGACGCCGCTGTACAACAGCAACTCGGGCACGCTGTATCCGTCGTTTCAGAATATTGTGTTTCAGAATATTCACCTTCTGGCCCCTACGGCGACGCGCAAGTACACGTTTTCGATTGCGGGGTATAGCGCCAACTATCTGACGACGGCGACGCTGAACAATGTGGTGTCGGACCAGGCGATGACGTACTCTCCTGCGTTGACGTACGCGACGATTGCGCTGGCGGGGAACGTGTATCCGGCGTCGCTGCAGACGCAGGCGGGGACGGGGTTGACGTATACGGGATCGGCGACGGCGGCGGCGACTCCAGCGTATGACTGCTCGGCGACGGCGACGGTTTTTCCGGCGCTGGTGGGTGAGCTGTTTGGAGCGACTGCGACGGCGACAAACCTGAACGCGGCGACGGTGGCTGGTGGTGCGAGCGTGACGCTCAATGCGATGCTGCAGCCGACGCGCTCACAGGCTACGTTCAACGGAACGGTGGGGAACTATACCGGGGCGGCTGCTCCGACGGCGGCGGTGAGCTTCTATGAGGGCATGACGTTGCTGGGAACCGGGACGCTGGGCGCGAATGGAACGAACAGTTCGCTGGCGAGCCTGGTGCTGAGCAATCTTGCGGCAGGGACGCACACGATTACGGCGACGTATCCGGGAGATACGACGTATGGTGCGCTGAACTTTGGCTCGTTTGTGGTGACGGTGAGCGGGCCGACGCTGGCTTCGGCTACGACGCTGACCGCGACTTCGACGGTAGCGTACGGCACGGCGGCTTCGTTGAGCGTGAGCGTGGCTGCCAGCGGTGGAGCTTCGGGAACGCCAACAGGGACGGTGACAATTTCTGACGGCGGGACGCAGATCGCGCAGGGGACGCTTGCGTCTGGGGCCTACGCGACTACGGTGATGCTGGCAGGCGGGGCGCACTCGCTGAGCGCGACGTATGGCGGCGATACGAGCTTTCTTACGTCGAGCACAAGCGCGGTATCGACGCTGACGGTGACGACGGTGGCTCCGCTGACGTTTGCGGTGACGGCGAACCCGGTGAGCATCGCCTCGGGCGCGAGCACGACGGTGACGGCGACGCTTGCGGGAGGAAGCGGGATGGCGACGCCTGCGGGTACGGTGACGCTGACGGAGGGTGGCGCAACCGTTGGAACGATTACGTTGAGCAATGGCAGCGGCACGACGAGCGTGACGCTGAACGGTGTGAGCACGCACACAATTACGGCTGCTTATAGCGGCGATGCGAATTACAGCGCGGCGAGTACCTCGGCGAGTGTGACGGTGACGACGATTGCGACAACGACGGTGCTGGCGCTGAGCAAGTCTGCGACCTATGTTGGGGCGAGTATGAGTTTGACGGCGACGGTGACGCCCGCGGTGAGTGGGGCGACGGTGACGTTTGCGACGGCGAGTGGAACGCTGGGCACGGCGGTGACGAATGCGTCTGGTGTGGCGACGCTTGCGGCGACGGCTCCGGCTGCGGGAACGTATGCGGTGACGGCGACGATGGCGGCAACGGGGAGTTACGCGGCTTCGACGAGCAGTGCGCAGACGCTGACGGTGTCGGCTCCGCTGGCGGTTGTGACGACGCCGAATCCGGTGAGTGTGAGTGCGGGAGGAAGTGGCTCGGTGGTGGCGACGATGACGCCGGGCGGAGGTTTTACGGGGACGCTGACGGCGACGTGTGTTTCGTCGGTGTCGTATGTGACGTGCTCGCCTGCGTCGAGTTCGGTTGCGGTGACGGGTGCGTCGGCGGTGACGTCTACGCTGACGATCTCGGTGGCTGCAACGACGAGCGCGGTGCGCGGGAGCGACTGGCGCGGTGTGGAGTATGCCGGGTTGCTGATGCTGACGTTGTTCGGCGCACGCAAGCGCAGAGGGATGCGCCTGATGATGGTTCTGCTGCTGGGGATTGGCCTGGCGGGGATGAGTGGTTGCGGTGGCGGGTCTTCTTCAAGCAGCACAGGGACGAAGCCGAGTGGGTCGCAGACGGTGACGTATACGCTGAATGGCGGAGGGCTGGCTTCTTCTGTGGTGACGACGCTGGTGGTCAATATCCAGTAG
- a CDS encoding YajQ family cyclic di-GMP-binding protein: protein MAADQSFDVVSKVEVQEVKNAIDQAQKEIATRFDLKNSKSTIAFEGTDTVQLASQDEYTLKAIIEILANKFVKRGVSLKNLDYEKIEPAAGTSVRQKIKVKQGIESDVAKKIVALIKDTKKKAQASIQGDTVRVSSKDRDTLQEIMGLLRGKDLGVELQFTNFRSN, encoded by the coding sequence ATGGCAGCAGATCAAAGTTTCGACGTCGTCAGCAAGGTAGAAGTTCAGGAAGTCAAGAACGCGATCGACCAGGCGCAGAAAGAAATCGCCACGCGCTTCGACCTGAAGAACTCGAAGTCGACCATCGCCTTCGAAGGCACCGACACCGTGCAACTCGCTTCGCAGGATGAGTACACCCTCAAGGCGATCATCGAGATCCTCGCCAACAAGTTCGTCAAGCGCGGCGTCTCCCTGAAGAACCTCGACTACGAGAAGATCGAGCCTGCGGCAGGCACCTCCGTGCGCCAGAAGATCAAGGTCAAGCAGGGCATCGAGTCCGACGTGGCAAAGAAGATCGTCGCGCTCATCAAAGACACGAAGAAGAAGGCGCAGGCTTCCATCCAGGGCGACACCGTCCGCGTCTCCTCCAAGGACCGCGACACGTTGCAGGAGATCATGGGCCTGCTCCGCGGCAAGGACCTCGGCGTTGAGCTGCAGTTCACCAACTTCCGCTCAAACTAA
- the xseB gene encoding exodeoxyribonuclease VII small subunit has protein sequence MAAFEQDLAELEKVVEQLERGDLALEDSVALFERGVHLSRSCKTVLANAEAKLQALVEPEAGGPVQVEEIAMAVAEEEGDDDMDDAYEEE, from the coding sequence ATGGCAGCGTTTGAACAGGATTTAGCGGAGCTGGAGAAGGTCGTCGAGCAGTTGGAGCGCGGGGACCTGGCGCTGGAGGATTCGGTGGCGCTGTTTGAGCGCGGCGTGCATCTGTCGCGCTCGTGCAAGACGGTGCTGGCGAACGCCGAGGCCAAGCTGCAGGCTCTGGTCGAGCCGGAGGCCGGTGGACCGGTGCAGGTCGAAGAGATTGCTATGGCTGTCGCCGAAGAAGAAGGCGATGACGATATGGATGACGCTTACGAGGAAGAGTAG
- a CDS encoding zeta toxin family protein yields MSSPTLTILAGSNGAGRSTLTSSAREAFQGAPLLDPDAVARALRETLPNNDHSMEAGRRVLLRAEELIASRQSFTVETTLSGNTYLRMASRAKANGFLLSLIFIGTTSVEINIARVKARVLKGLHDVPEEDQRRRYPRTLANMARLLPLADVAILLDNSTAAGYCLVAAGHRESMVWTEPLPDWAKPLQALLP; encoded by the coding sequence ATGAGCTCTCCGACGCTTACGATTCTTGCTGGATCGAACGGCGCAGGGAGGAGTACGTTGACGTCTTCGGCTCGTGAGGCTTTCCAGGGCGCTCCGCTTTTGGATCCTGACGCCGTCGCGCGTGCTCTTCGAGAAACTCTCCCGAATAATGATCACAGTATGGAGGCGGGACGAAGGGTTCTGTTGCGCGCAGAAGAGCTTATCGCCTCGAGGCAAAGCTTTACGGTGGAGACGACGCTATCTGGCAACACTTACCTCCGTATGGCTTCGCGAGCCAAGGCGAATGGGTTCCTCCTCTCCCTTATTTTTATTGGGACGACTTCCGTAGAGATCAATATTGCTCGTGTGAAGGCCCGCGTTCTCAAGGGACTGCACGATGTGCCGGAAGAGGATCAACGAAGGCGTTACCCGCGGACTCTGGCGAATATGGCTCGATTACTGCCTCTGGCGGATGTAGCCATTCTTCTGGATAACTCCACTGCTGCGGGATATTGCCTTGTGGCGGCGGGTCATCGTGAGTCGATGGTCTGGACGGAGCCATTACCTGACTGGGCAAAACCGTTGCAGGCGTTGCTTCCATAA
- a CDS encoding TatD family hydrolase, producing the protein MLIDSHCHLDDYTDLSAILANASSADVREVVAIGIGNGPHEMHVAVDIAHKHPNVWATVGVHPQEAHQVDVESLAILATLAADPKVIAIGEIGLDYYHAENPDVDVQQRAFVDQMHIAIRAQKPITIHVRTSELAQPNARARFESHGNPHAAWDDLLRLLHESWKPAGLPGIMHCFSGNADQARAALDLGFYLSFAGNVTYTKSAIIQDVARWAPADRILVETDAPFLTPVPMRGKTPQNEPAHTAHTARFLAELRNTTPEAIAEQTTANFRTLFPTTAAS; encoded by the coding sequence GTGCTAATCGACTCTCACTGCCATCTCGACGACTACACCGACCTCTCCGCCATCCTCGCGAACGCCTCCTCTGCGGACGTCCGCGAAGTCGTCGCCATCGGCATCGGCAACGGCCCGCACGAGATGCACGTCGCCGTCGACATCGCCCACAAACACCCGAACGTCTGGGCCACCGTCGGTGTCCATCCGCAGGAAGCCCACCAGGTCGACGTCGAATCGCTCGCCATCCTCGCCACTCTGGCAGCCGACCCCAAAGTCATCGCCATCGGCGAAATCGGGCTCGACTACTATCACGCCGAAAACCCCGATGTGGACGTGCAGCAACGCGCCTTCGTCGACCAGATGCACATCGCCATCCGCGCGCAGAAGCCCATCACCATCCACGTCCGCACCTCCGAGCTCGCGCAGCCCAACGCCAGGGCCCGCTTCGAGTCCCACGGCAACCCGCACGCCGCCTGGGACGACCTCCTGCGCCTGCTCCACGAAAGCTGGAAGCCCGCAGGCCTGCCCGGCATCATGCACTGCTTCTCCGGCAACGCCGACCAGGCCCGCGCCGCGCTCGACCTCGGCTTCTACCTCAGCTTCGCCGGCAACGTGACCTACACAAAGTCCGCCATCATTCAGGATGTCGCCAGGTGGGCCCCGGCCGATCGCATCCTCGTCGAGACCGACGCGCCGTTCCTCACGCCGGTTCCCATGCGCGGTAAAACCCCGCAGAACGAACCCGCCCACACGGCCCACACCGCGCGCTTCCTCGCCGAACTCCGCAACACCACGCCGGAAGCCATCGCCGAGCAAACCACGGCCAACTTCCGCACGCTCTTCCCCACTACAGCCGCGTCGTAG